CTGTGACGACAGGTCCCACGGCCGGTGTCCCCGGCCGGGCGGACGGGGCGGTGGGCGGAACGCTGGATATCGTCTCCGGTGTGACTCCCGATCCCCGCCGCCCCCGCAAGCGTTCCGCGACCCGTTCGGTGACTCTGGCGGACGTGGCGGCCGCGGCCGGGGTGTCCGCCCAGACGGTCTCCCGCGTCGTACGCGATCCCCTGTTGGTGTCGGACGCGACCCGGGCCATGGTCGAGGCGGCCATCGCGACGACCGGTTATGTGCCCAACCTGGCCGCCAGCAATCTGGCGTCGAACCGCAGCCGCACGGTCGCCGTCCTGGTGCCGCAGATCAACGCGTCGGTCTTCGCCGACACCGTCCACGCCTTCTCGACCGCCCTGGCCGCCCACGGCTACCAGATCTTCGTCGGGACGACCGACTACCGGCCGGAGCACGAGGAAGAGGTGCTGCGCAGCTTCCTCGGCCGACGGCCGGACGGACTGCTGGTGGTCGGCACCGACCACACCCCGGGCACCCGTGCCCTGGTGCGGGCGGCGGGGGTGCCGGTCGTCGAGACGTGGGGCTGGTCGGACGATCCACTGGATCTGCTGGTCGGTTTCTCGAACGAGGCGGCTGCGTCGGCGATGGTGGCCCACCTGGCGGAGCGTGGCCGGCGCAGGATCACGTTCGCGGGGCGACACACCTCCGGCGACCCGCGGGCGGCGGAACGCCTCGACGGGTACACGACTGCGGTACGCCAACTGCTGGGCGCCGCCCCGCGCACCGTCGACGCGGGTCCCGAGGCGGTCACCATGGACACCGGGGTCGCGCTGCTGGACCTGGCCCTTGAGAGGTATCCGGACTCCGACGCGGTGATGTTCTCCAGCGACGTGTTCGCCGCCGGGGCCCTTTTGGCGTGTGTACGCAGGGGGATCGACGTACCCGGCAGGCTCGCGCTGGCCGGGTTCGGCGACTTCGAGTTCGCCCGCCATCTCGTACCGGCGCTGACGACGGTCGCCGTACCCGGCGCTCGCACGGGGGAGTTGGGGGCCGAGCTGCTGCTGGCCCGGATGCGCGGCGCCACGGTCGACGTCCCGCACCGGGACGTCGGCTACCGGGTCGTCGTCCGCGAAAGCTCCTGACCGGGCCGGGTCGCACGCGCCGGTCCGGCCCCGGGACGTTCAGCGGGCCGCCCACTCCAGACCCCGCTCGACGATCGTCGCCGTCTGCGGCACTTCGAGGTCCGCGACGCGGTGGCCGAGGGTGCACACGAAGACCTTTCCCGCTCCCCAGCGCCGGGTCCACACCACGGGGAACTCGACCGGCTCGTCCCACTGGTCCCCGGTGGGGTGGAGCACCGAACTCGCCAGCACGGTGTTGAGTCCGTCCGTCAGTACCCAGTAGTGCTCGGTGACGACGTCGTAGTCCCCGACGCCCGCGGTGATCGCCGCGTCCCGCACCGGCGACGGGGCGATCCGTACGGTGAAGTCCTGAAAGCCCTCCGGGTGCCAGAGGAACCGTCCTCCGACCATCCGCAGGTACCGCGCGTTGCCGACGTTCGCCCCGATGACGCCGCCGTGCCAGCCGGCGAACCCCGTGCCCGCCTCCACGGCCGAGACCAACGTGGCCTCCTGGAGCGGGCTCAGCTCGCCCCCTGACCACGAGTGCACGATCAGG
The nucleotide sequence above comes from Streptomyces sp. NBC_01716. Encoded proteins:
- a CDS encoding ThuA domain-containing protein, with translation MTARRALVVRGGWEGHDPVGCTGLFVPRLERAGFDITVAEDLAVYEDAALLAATDLIVHSWSGGELSPLQEATLVSAVEAGTGFAGWHGGVIGANVGNARYLRMVGGRFLWHPEGFQDFTVRIAPSPVRDAAITAGVGDYDVVTEHYWVLTDGLNTVLASSVLHPTGDQWDEPVEFPVVWTRRWGAGKVFVCTLGHRVADLEVPQTATIVERGLEWAAR
- a CDS encoding LacI family DNA-binding transcriptional regulator; this translates as MTPDPRRPRKRSATRSVTLADVAAAAGVSAQTVSRVVRDPLLVSDATRAMVEAAIATTGYVPNLAASNLASNRSRTVAVLVPQINASVFADTVHAFSTALAAHGYQIFVGTTDYRPEHEEEVLRSFLGRRPDGLLVVGTDHTPGTRALVRAAGVPVVETWGWSDDPLDLLVGFSNEAAASAMVAHLAERGRRRITFAGRHTSGDPRAAERLDGYTTAVRQLLGAAPRTVDAGPEAVTMDTGVALLDLALERYPDSDAVMFSSDVFAAGALLACVRRGIDVPGRLALAGFGDFEFARHLVPALTTVAVPGARTGELGAELLLARMRGATVDVPHRDVGYRVVVRESS